In Leisingera methylohalidivorans DSM 14336, a single genomic region encodes these proteins:
- a CDS encoding GNAT family N-acetyltransferase, with product MQFPSIPQLETERLVLRGPEAADFGPMAAFFADEARCWGFGGPLDRNEAWRWFTMSVGHWAMRGFGFWTITCKVTAETLGITGIWQPEGWPEPELGWVAFPAGEGRGVMAEAAMAARTHAYEIMGLPALCSNIFPGNTRSVALAERLGAVFEAEFENPKHGRELVYRHPAPAAPCDGGMEAYA from the coding sequence ATGCAGTTCCCTTCCATACCTCAGCTTGAAACCGAACGCCTGGTCCTGCGCGGACCGGAGGCGGCGGATTTCGGGCCAATGGCAGCGTTCTTCGCAGATGAAGCACGTTGCTGGGGGTTTGGCGGACCGCTGGACCGAAACGAAGCCTGGCGCTGGTTCACCATGTCGGTGGGACACTGGGCAATGCGTGGTTTCGGCTTCTGGACCATCACCTGCAAGGTCACGGCCGAAACGCTTGGCATCACAGGTATCTGGCAGCCCGAAGGCTGGCCGGAACCGGAACTGGGATGGGTCGCCTTCCCGGCAGGCGAAGGCCGCGGTGTCATGGCTGAGGCGGCGATGGCGGCCCGCACCCATGCTTATGAGATTATGGGCCTGCCCGCATTGTGCTCCAACATCTTCCCGGGCAACACCCGCTCGGTAGCTCTGGCCGAACGGCTGGGCGCGGTATTCGAAGCGGAATTCGAAAACCCCAAACACGGGCGTGAGCTGGTCTACCGCCACCCCGCTCCTGCCGCGCCCTGCGACGGCGGGATGGAGGCCTACGCATGA